One segment of Mus caroli chromosome 6, CAROLI_EIJ_v1.1, whole genome shotgun sequence DNA contains the following:
- the Ntf3 gene encoding neurotrophin-3 isoform X2: protein MVTSATILQVNKVMSILFYVIFLAYLRGIQGNSMDQRSLPEDSLNSLIIKLIQADILKNKLSKQMVDVKENYQSTLPKAEAPREPEQGEATRSEFQPMIATDTELLRQQRRYNSPRVLLSDSTPLEPPPLYLMEDYVGNPVVANRTSPRRKRYAEHKSHRGEYSVCDSESLWVTDKSSAIDIRGHQVTVLGEIKTGNSPVKQYFYETRCKEARPVKNGCRGIDDKHWNSQCKTSQTYVRALTSENNKLVGWRWIRIDTSCVCALSRKIGRT, encoded by the coding sequence ATCTTACAGGTGAACAAGGTGATGTCCATCTTGTTTTATGTGATATTTCTTGCTTATCTCCGTGGCATCCAAGGCAACAGCATGGATCAAAGGAGTTTGCCGGAAGACTCTCTCAATTCCCTCATCATCAAGCTGATCCAGGCGGATATCTTGAAAAACAAGCTTTCCAAACAGATGGTGGATGTTAAGGAAAATTACCAGAGCACCCTGCCCAAAGCAGAGGCACCCAGGGAACCAGAGCAGGGAGAGGCCACCAGGTCAGAGTTCCAGCCAATGATTGCAACGGACACAGAGCTACTACGGCAACAGAGACGCTACAATTCGCCCCGGGTCCTGCTGAGTGACAGCACCCCTTTGGAGCCCCCTCCCTTATACCTAATGGAGGATTATGTGGGCAACCCGGTGGTAGCCAATAGAACCTCACCACGGAGGAAACGCTATGCAGAACATAAGAGTCACCGAGGAGAGTACTCAGTGTGTGACAGTGAGAGCCTGTGGGTGACCGACAAGTCCTCAGCCATTGACATTCGGGGACACCAGGTCACAGTGCTGGGGGAGATCAAAACCGGTAACTCTCCCGTGaaacaatatttttatgaaaCGAGATGTAAAGAAGCCAGGCCGGTCAAAAACGGTTGCAGGGGGATTGATGACAAACACTGGAACTCTCAGTGCAAAACGTCGCAAACCTATGTCCGAGCACTGACTTCAGAAAACAACAAACTCGTAGGCTGGCGCTGGATACGAATAGacacttcctgtgtgtgtgccttgtcgAGAAAAATTGGAAGAACATGA
- the Ntf3 gene encoding neurotrophin-3 isoform X3 → MSILFYVIFLAYLRGIQGNSMDQRSLPEDSLNSLIIKLIQADILKNKLSKQMVDVKENYQSTLPKAEAPREPEQGEATRSEFQPMIATDTELLRQQRRYNSPRVLLSDSTPLEPPPLYLMEDYVGNPVVANRTSPRRKRYAEHKSHRGEYSVCDSESLWVTDKSSAIDIRGHQVTVLGEIKTGNSPVKQYFYETRCKEARPVKNGCRGIDDKHWNSQCKTSQTYVRALTSENNKLVGWRWIRIDTSCVCALSRKIGRT, encoded by the coding sequence ATGTCCATCTTGTTTTATGTGATATTTCTTGCTTATCTCCGTGGCATCCAAGGCAACAGCATGGATCAAAGGAGTTTGCCGGAAGACTCTCTCAATTCCCTCATCATCAAGCTGATCCAGGCGGATATCTTGAAAAACAAGCTTTCCAAACAGATGGTGGATGTTAAGGAAAATTACCAGAGCACCCTGCCCAAAGCAGAGGCACCCAGGGAACCAGAGCAGGGAGAGGCCACCAGGTCAGAGTTCCAGCCAATGATTGCAACGGACACAGAGCTACTACGGCAACAGAGACGCTACAATTCGCCCCGGGTCCTGCTGAGTGACAGCACCCCTTTGGAGCCCCCTCCCTTATACCTAATGGAGGATTATGTGGGCAACCCGGTGGTAGCCAATAGAACCTCACCACGGAGGAAACGCTATGCAGAACATAAGAGTCACCGAGGAGAGTACTCAGTGTGTGACAGTGAGAGCCTGTGGGTGACCGACAAGTCCTCAGCCATTGACATTCGGGGACACCAGGTCACAGTGCTGGGGGAGATCAAAACCGGTAACTCTCCCGTGaaacaatatttttatgaaaCGAGATGTAAAGAAGCCAGGCCGGTCAAAAACGGTTGCAGGGGGATTGATGACAAACACTGGAACTCTCAGTGCAAAACGTCGCAAACCTATGTCCGAGCACTGACTTCAGAAAACAACAAACTCGTAGGCTGGCGCTGGATACGAATAGacacttcctgtgtgtgtgccttgtcgAGAAAAATTGGAAGAACATGA
- the Ntf3 gene encoding neurotrophin-3 isoform X1 has translation MWQPPSARIMMRQILQVNKVMSILFYVIFLAYLRGIQGNSMDQRSLPEDSLNSLIIKLIQADILKNKLSKQMVDVKENYQSTLPKAEAPREPEQGEATRSEFQPMIATDTELLRQQRRYNSPRVLLSDSTPLEPPPLYLMEDYVGNPVVANRTSPRRKRYAEHKSHRGEYSVCDSESLWVTDKSSAIDIRGHQVTVLGEIKTGNSPVKQYFYETRCKEARPVKNGCRGIDDKHWNSQCKTSQTYVRALTSENNKLVGWRWIRIDTSCVCALSRKIGRT, from the coding sequence ATCTTACAGGTGAACAAGGTGATGTCCATCTTGTTTTATGTGATATTTCTTGCTTATCTCCGTGGCATCCAAGGCAACAGCATGGATCAAAGGAGTTTGCCGGAAGACTCTCTCAATTCCCTCATCATCAAGCTGATCCAGGCGGATATCTTGAAAAACAAGCTTTCCAAACAGATGGTGGATGTTAAGGAAAATTACCAGAGCACCCTGCCCAAAGCAGAGGCACCCAGGGAACCAGAGCAGGGAGAGGCCACCAGGTCAGAGTTCCAGCCAATGATTGCAACGGACACAGAGCTACTACGGCAACAGAGACGCTACAATTCGCCCCGGGTCCTGCTGAGTGACAGCACCCCTTTGGAGCCCCCTCCCTTATACCTAATGGAGGATTATGTGGGCAACCCGGTGGTAGCCAATAGAACCTCACCACGGAGGAAACGCTATGCAGAACATAAGAGTCACCGAGGAGAGTACTCAGTGTGTGACAGTGAGAGCCTGTGGGTGACCGACAAGTCCTCAGCCATTGACATTCGGGGACACCAGGTCACAGTGCTGGGGGAGATCAAAACCGGTAACTCTCCCGTGaaacaatatttttatgaaaCGAGATGTAAAGAAGCCAGGCCGGTCAAAAACGGTTGCAGGGGGATTGATGACAAACACTGGAACTCTCAGTGCAAAACGTCGCAAACCTATGTCCGAGCACTGACTTCAGAAAACAACAAACTCGTAGGCTGGCGCTGGATACGAATAGacacttcctgtgtgtgtgccttgtcgAGAAAAATTGGAAGAACATGA